A single Nomascus leucogenys isolate Asia chromosome 14, Asia_NLE_v1, whole genome shotgun sequence DNA region contains:
- the WFIKKN2 gene encoding WAP, Kazal, immunoglobulin, Kunitz and NTR domain-containing protein 2 isoform X2, producing MDVKGKKGPVGMPKEATCDHFMCLQQGSECDIWDGQPVCKCKDRCEKEPSFTCASDGLTYYNRCYMDAEACSKGITLAIVTCRYHFTWPNTSPPPPETTIHPTTASPETPELDMAAPALLNNPVHQSVTMGETVSFLCDVVGRPRPEITWEKQLEDRENVVMRPNHVRGNVVVTNIAQLVIYNAQLQDAGIYTCTARNAAGVLRADFPLSVVRGHQAAATSESSPNGTAFPAAECLKPPDSEDCGDEQTRWHFDAQANNCLTFTFGHCHRNLNHFETYEACMLACMNGPLAACSLPALQGPCKAYAPRWAYNSQTGQCQSFVYGGCEGNGNNFESREACEESCPFPRGNQRCRACKPRQKLVTSFCRSDFVILGRVSELTEEPDSGRALVTVDEVLKDEKMGLKFLGREPLEVTLLHVDWACPCPNVSVSETPLIIMGEVEGGMAMLRPDSFVGASSARRVRKLREVMHKKTCDVLKEFLGLH from the coding sequence ATGGACGTGAAAGGGAAGAAGGGCCCAGTGGGCATGCCCAAGGAGGCCACGTGTGACCACTTCATGTGTCTGCAGCAGGGCTCTGAGTGTGACATCTGGGACGGCCAGCCCGTGTGTAAGTGCAAAGACCGCTGCGAGAAGGAGCCCAGCTTTACCTGCGCCTCGGATGGCCTCACCTACTATAACCGCTGCTACATGGATGCCGAGGCCTGCTCCAAGGGCATCACGCTGGCCATAGTAACCTGCCGCTATCACTTCACCTGGCCCAACACCAGCCCCCCGCCACCGGAGACCACCATAcaccccaccacagcctccccagaGACCCCTGAGCTGGACATGGCGGCCCCTGCGCTGCTCAACAACCCCGTGCACCAGTCGGTCACCATGGGTGAGACGGTGAGCTTCCTCTGTGATGTGGTGGGCCGGCCCCGGCCTGAGATCACCTGGGAGAAGCAGCTGGAGGATCGGGAGAATGTGGTCATGCGGCCCAACCATGTGCGTGGCAATGTGGTGGTGACCAACATCGCCCAGCTGGTCATCTACAACGCCCAGCTGCAGGATGCTGGGATCTACACCTGCACAGCCCGGAATGCGGCCGGGGTCCTAAGGGCCGACTTCCCGCTGTCGGTGGTCAGGGGGCATCAGGCTGCAGCCACCTCAGAGAGCAGTCCCAATGGCACGGCTTTCCCGGCGGCCGAGTGCCTGAAGCCCCCAGACAGCGAGGACTGTGGCGACGAGCAGACCCGCTGGCACTTCGACGCCCAGGCCAACAACTGCCTGACCTTCACCTTTGGCCACTGCCACCGTAACCTCAACCACTTTGAGACCTATGAGGCCTGCATGCTGGCCTGCATGAACGGGCCGCTGGCTGCATGCAGCCTGCCCGCCTTGCAGGGGCCCTGCAAAGCCTACGCGCCTCGCTGGGCTTACAACAGCCAGACGGGCCAGTGCCAGTCCTTTGTCTATGGTGGCTGCGAGGGCAATGGCAACAACTTTGAGAGCCGTGAGGCCTGCGAGGAGTCGTGCCCCTTTCCCAGGGGGAACCAGCGCTGTCGGGCCTGCAAGCCTCGGCAGAAGCTCGTTACCAGCTTCTGTCGCAGCGACTTTGTCATCCTGGGCCGAGTCTCTGAGCTGACCGAGGAGCCTGACTCGGGCCGCGCCCTGGTGACTGTGGACGAGGTCTTAAAGGACGAGAAAATGGGCCTCAAGTTCCTGGGCCGGGAGCCGTTGGAGGTCACCCTGCTTCACGTGGACTGGGCATGCCCCTGCCCCAACGTGAGCGTGAGCGAGACGCCGCTCATCATCATGGGGGAGGTGGAAGGCGGCATGGCCATGCTGCGCCCCGATAGCTTTGTGGGCGCGTCGAGTGCCCGCCGGGTCAGGAAGCTTCGCGAGGTCATGCACAAGAAGACCTGTGACGTCCTCAAGGAGTTTCTTGGCTTGCACTGa